The sequence ACCTGTGCCGCCGCCGTTCCGCCGTCACGCAGCTCACGTCCGCGCGCCATGAACGGCTCCATCGCCTCGTGATAACACGACACGTGGAACTGCGGCTCCTTGGGGTACTGGGCCAGGCAGACCATCCCCTTCCCTTCGCGCAGCGTCACGAACTTGCCGGCCGCATCATACCCCAGCACGCGCGCCCCGGCGCGCATGGCCTCGGGTAGCGGAAGGACGGCGGCGGCCACCTGCTCTTCCTTCGGTGGGATCGTGCCCGACGCCTGGGCGGTGGCGATCACGGGAACGACGGCGAGGACGGCGAGGATCTGGCGCATGCGAAGAGTTTCGAGGAAGGGAGGCGCTCGGAGGAACGACTCATGGGTGACGACGTACACGGCCGTGGTCCCGGCGTTCGCCGGGTGCGACCACCAAACTACCGGAGCGCCTCGAGGCCGGCCTTCAGGCGCGGCAAGGCCCCATCGATATCAGCCAAACTCACGGCACCAATCGAGAGACGGCACCAGCCCGTCTCCCCACTGGCCCCGAACGCGTTGAACGGAACGACCGCGAGCCCCGTCGTCCGCAACAACCACTGGCGCACATCTTCGTTTGTCCGCAAGGTCGGACCGTCGGGCGGCGTCTTCCCCATCAGGGCGAACTGCCCGGAGAGGTAGATGGCCCCCTGCGGCGCCACAGCGTCCACCGGGTGCCCCGCGGCGCGACACGCCTGGATCCCGTCGTACAACGCGTTGAGCCGCGCCTGGGCGCCTGCGATCAACTCCTGACGGTACACGCCAATGGCGTCGTCCGCCATCAACAACTTCGCCGTGGCCACCTGCTCGGCGCGCGGCGCCCAGGTCCCCACATGCTGCAGGAAGTTGTTCATCTTGTCGATGATGTCGGTCGGCGCCATCACCCATCCGACGCGCACCCCCGTCGAGGCGAAGGCCTTGGAGATGCCGTCGATGTAGATCGTGTACCGCGCCATCTCCGGGCGCAGCGTCACCGGGTCCACATGGGCAATGTCCCCAAAGGTCAACTGCCAGTAGACCTGGTCATACAGGAGGTACAGTGGGCGTTCCGCGGTGCCACGCCGGGCATTCTCGGCCAGGACCAGGTCGCAGATCGCACCTAACGACTCCGCGGTGAAGCAGGTGCCACACGGATTGAGTGGCGAGTTGAGCGCCAGCATCCGTGCCCCACGCAGATGCGGCGCAATCGCCGCCGGGGTCGGCATGAAGGCGTCGTCGGCCGAGCAGGCGATCGGGACTCCCTTCGCGCCCACCATGTGGCAGTAGTAGTTGTTGTTCCACGACGGCGCCCCGTAGACCACCACGTCGCCCGGGTCCAGCAGGGTCGCGTAGGTGCCGTACACGCCAGGCCGCGAGCCCGAAGTGACCAGCGTGCACTCCACCGGATACTTCAGGCCCAACCCGCGTTCGGTGTAGTCCACGATCGCCTCGCGCAGCGCGGGCATCCCGTGCGACGGGGGATAGTTGGTCTCGCGGTGATGCAGCGCGTCGACAATCGCCGATTCGAGGTAGGTGGGAATCGGGAACTGCCGGGGGTCGAAGTCGCCAACCGTCAGGTTGCAGACCTTCTCGCCTCCCGCGATCCGCTGGCGGATCTCGCCAGCGATCTTGAGGATGGCCGACCCCTCCAGGGTGCCAACCGGGGTGGAGATCCGACCGGTCGCGTCAGCGGGCGTACGGACCAGGCTCGAGGTGTCAGTCGTGGCAGCGTGGGTCATGGAGCGCGGCGTGGGGTCGGCTCAACTTACGCTGGTGGACCGGTCGCCTCCATTGGCGGATTTCCCCCAAGCGCCGGGGCGACGGGCCAGTCTGAGGGGCGCCCTTAGTCCTGTCCCGGCCGGTGCAGCCACCGGGCTGGCATCGTTCTTCCGGTCCGTTTCCCTTTGGGGAGGGGAACCGTCCTCTTCCGCAGGGGTTGGAGCGTCCACCCGGACCTCCGGCCGGCTCGGTTAAGTTCCTGCCACACCGTCGATTCCGCGTTCATGACTACCCCTCTTCGCCGCACCGTTCGCTGGCTCTGTGCCGTG comes from Gemmatimonadota bacterium and encodes:
- a CDS encoding aminotransferase class I/II-fold pyridoxal phosphate-dependent enzyme, encoding MTHAATTDTSSLVRTPADATGRISTPVGTLEGSAILKIAGEIRQRIAGGEKVCNLTVGDFDPRQFPIPTYLESAIVDALHHRETNYPPSHGMPALREAIVDYTERGLGLKYPVECTLVTSGSRPGVYGTYATLLDPGDVVVYGAPSWNNNYYCHMVGAKGVPIACSADDAFMPTPAAIAPHLRGARMLALNSPLNPCGTCFTAESLGAICDLVLAENARRGTAERPLYLLYDQVYWQLTFGDIAHVDPVTLRPEMARYTIYIDGISKAFASTGVRVGWVMAPTDIIDKMNNFLQHVGTWAPRAEQVATAKLLMADDAIGVYRQELIAGAQARLNALYDGIQACRAAGHPVDAVAPQGAIYLSGQFALMGKTPPDGPTLRTNEDVRQWLLRTTGLAVVPFNAFGASGETGWCRLSIGAVSLADIDGALPRLKAGLEALR